The Manihot esculenta cultivar AM560-2 chromosome 11, M.esculenta_v8, whole genome shotgun sequence genome includes a region encoding these proteins:
- the LOC110607788 gene encoding receptor like protein 21 isoform X2, producing MNINKGKEWWMGASHFQMELANIAKCLLLGVLILWIQIHGNKCCFEEERLALLDFKAFVGSNGFDEDYLLPSWIDDPTSNCCQWERVMCNSTTGHVTELSLNNTRQYNIESRSFYYDENIWYVNLSMFQQLKEFKTLNLSYNHFDCSIDDQGCERLSKLKKVEVLDLTWNRFNNIILPSLGTLTSLKTLILGSNRMEGCFPIQGFQILEELDLTMNSFNNSILSSLAALPSLNTLILRGNHMEGSFPNQGFERLEKLDISWNIFNGSILLSLGTLTSLNTLIFSYNGMEGSFPIQELKNLKSLKFLDISGNGFNNTLSFLGLCGLKDLQHLDLNYNKFGGTLPQCLGNLTSLTFLDLYGNQLIGYLPSFWPPKLQSLDLRYNHLEGVFSFNYSSLEVIRLSGNKITFENGWIPSFQLRALIMQDCGLESILEFLFHQFKLEDLDLSHNNLKGRFPYWLLQNNGGLEILNLMNNSFNGQLEIGAKMLPSMTYLNLARNHFEGDILFSAGDDCKLKTLDLSHNNFSGEVPERLLSNCTSLSLLRLSHNNFHGQIALFNLTQIDDLQLNDNQFEGTLSSLHTKFSHQSYGPIVLHLSNNRLHGEIPHWMGNFTGLIYLNLRDNLFQGQISCQLLSTEIEYLDLSYNSFSGLLPSCFNGNSLRQINLQGNRFSGSIPEALLNISTLNSLDLSDNELSGTILNKSGGNLSSLRVLLLRGNHFSGFIPNWFCQLNNVSLLDLSRNSFSGSIPHCLYNLSFAREGGHLYAPPFSDALFTWGIEYRGSSKTPLANTYIFQAEVDEESEFVTKYRADTYKNKALNYMSGLDLSDNNLTGEIPYELGALSHIHALNLSHNQLTGSIPTSFSNLSEIESLDLSYNILSGQIPVELIDLNFLEAFSVAHNNLSGRIPDMKRQFSTFESKSYEGNPFLCGTQVRRKCHNDNDEPSPSQMESRQEASGKWYEIDREIFFASFSVTFIIFFLSVITILYVNSYWQQRLIYHTRRYLFSCYYFLYDNLVKLFI from the exons ATGAATATAAATAAGGGGAAGGAGTGGTGGATGGGAGCATCGCATTTCCAAATGGAGTTGGCTAACATAGCAAAGTGCTTATTGTTGGGTGTTTTGATTCTGTGGATTCAAATCCATGGAAACAAATGTTGCTTTGAAGAAGAGAGATTGGCTCTCTTAGATTTCAAGGCATTTGTTGGATCAAATGGGTTTGACGAAGACTATCTTCTTCCTTcatggattgatgatccaacCAGCAATTGTTGTCAATGGGAGCGTGTCATGTGCAACTCAACTACAGGTCACGTGACTGAGCTCTCGCTCAACAATACACGACAATATAATATAGAGAGTAGATCATTTTATTATGATGAGAATATTTGGTATGTAAATTTGTCAATGTTCCAGCAATTGAAAGAGTTCAAAACTCTTAATTTATCCTATAATCATTTCGATTGTTCCATTGATGACCAAG GTTGTGAAAGATTATCAAAACTGAAGAAGGTTGAAGTTTTGGACCTTACTTGGAATAGATTCAATAATATCATCTTACCATCATTGGGTACTCTTACATCACTTAAGACTTTGATTCTTGGCTCCAATAGAATGGAAGGTTGTTTTCCTATACAAG GCTTTCAAATATTAGAGGAGTTGGACCTTACTATGAATAGTTTCAATAATAGCATCTTATCATCATTGGCTGCTCTTCCATCACTCAACACTTTGATTCTCAGAGGCAATCACATGGAAGGTTCATTTCCTAATCAAG GTTTTGAAAGATTGGAGAAGTTAGACATTAGTTGGAATATATTCAATGGAAGTATCTTATTATCATTGGGAACTCTTACATCACTCaacactttaatttttagttacaATGGCATGGAAGGTTCATTTCCTATCCAAG aattaaaaaatttgaagagTTTAAAATTCTTGGATATAAGTGGTAACGGTTTTAACAACACTCTATCATTTTTAG GTTTGTGTGGTTTAAAAGATCTTCAACATTTAGATCTCAACTATAATAAATTTGGAGGCACTCTTCCTCAATGTCTTGGCAATTTGACATCTCTCACATTCCTAGATCTGTATGGAAACCAACTAATAGGGTATCTTCCTTCATTTTGGCCACCTAAGCTCCAATCTCTTGATCTTAGATATAATCATCTCGAGGGCGTATTCTCTTTCAATTATTCCAGCCTTGAGGTGATTAGATTAAGTGGCAACAAAATTACATTTGAGAATGGTTGGATTCCATCATTTCAGTTAAGGGCTCTTATAATGCAAGATTGTGGTCTCGAAAGTATTCTTGAGTTTCTGTTTCACCAATTCAAATTGGAAGATCTTGACCTTTCTCACAACAATCTAAAAGGAAGATTTCCCTATTGGTTACTTCAAAACAATGGAGGACTTGAGATCCTAAATCTCATGAATAATTCTTTCAATGGCCAGCTTGAAATTGGGGCAAAGATGCTTCCGAGCATGACATATCTTAATTTAGCCAGAAATCATTTTGAAGGTGATATTCTTTTTTCTGCCGGCGATGACTGTAAATTGAAGACTTTAGATTTGTCTCATAACAACTTTTCAGGGGAAGTTCCAGAGAGACTGCTTTCAAATTGCACTTCCTTGAGCCTTCTGAggttatctcataataattttCATGGTCAGATAGCATTGTTTAACTTGACTCAAATTGATGATTTGCAATTGAATGACAACCAATTCGAAGGAACCCTATCAAGTTTACACACCAAGTTTAGTCATCAAAGTTATGGCCCGATTGTGTTACATTTGAGCAACAATCGATTGCACGGTGAGATTCCACACTGGATGGGTAACTTCACAGGATTGATATATCTCAACTTGCGCGATAATCTTTTTCAAGGTCAGATTTCATGCCAACTTCTTTCAACAGAAATAGAGTATCTAGACCTTTCTTATAATTCTTTTTCTGGGTTGTTACCTTCTTGCTTCAATGGAAATTCTTTGCGACAGATAAATTTGCAAGGTAATAGATTCAGTGGTTCAATACCTGAAGCGTTGCTTAATATCTCAACACTGAACTCATTAGACTTAAGCGACAACGAGTTGTCGGGCACCATTCTTAATAAATCTGGTGGAAATTTAAGTAGTTTACGAGTTCTTTTATTACGAGGAAATCATTTCAGTGGCTTCATTCCAAATTGGTTCTGTCAGTTGAATAATGTCAGCTTATTGGATCTCTCAAGGAACTCCTTTTCTGGGTCTATACCCCATTGCTTATATAATCTCTCATTTGCAAGGGAAGGAGGACACCTCTATGCTCCTCCATTCAGCGATGCACTTTTTACATGGGGGATAGAATATAGGGGTAGCAGCAAAACTCCCTTAGCTAACACATATATTTTTCAAGCCGAGGTTGATGAAGAAAGTGAGTTCGTTACAAAATATAGAGCCGACACATATAAAAATAAGGCTCTTAACTATATGTCTGGATTAGATTTGTCAGATAATAACTTAACGGGTGAAATCCCATATGAACTTGGAGCGCTATCTCATATTCATGCATTAAACCTATCACACAATCAATTGACAGGATCTATTCCGACatctttttcaaatttatcCGAAATAGAAAGTTTGGATCTCTCTTACAACATTTTAAGCGGACAAATTCCAGTAGAATTAATCGATCTAAACTTTCTAGAGGCATTTAGCGTGGCCCACAACAATTTATCAGGCAGAATTCCAGATATGAAAAGACAGTTCAGTACATTTGAGAGTAAAAGTTATGAAGGGAACCCATTTCTTTGCGGAACTCAAGTGAGAAGAAAATGCCACAATGATAATGATGAACCATCTCCATCACAAATGGAGTCACGACAAGAAGCAAGTGGGAAATGGTATGAAATTGATCGCGAGATTTTCTTTGCAAGTTTTTCAGtaacttttataatattctttttGTCTGTCATCACCATTCTATATGTCAATTCTTATTGGCAACAGAGATTGATCTATCATACTAGACGATATCTATTTTCATGTTATTACTTCTTGTATGATAATTTAGTGAagttatttatttga